GGTTTAGTTTGTTAATTATTTGTTGCCATTATATCATGATTATGGAGGGCTCGTTACTTTTCATATAAACACTCATGTTCACTGAAGGAGTCCTGAATTCAGCGCGCCAATTTATTAGCACCCCGATGGGGTGGAATTATACGTCTAACGAAACGCGTGCGATTGATCCATTTTTCACAAACCGTGATCGACGGGTGTTTTTCATGCACACGCTTCCAGCTTCGGTTGGCACGACCCTGTTGGCTATGTTTTCACGCATCAAAAACCCGCGCGGTGTGCGTGGTGTTTTTGTCGATGCGTTTTTACCGCAGTTTTTGGCGACGCAGTTAACGGACGTTGAGAAAAGTTTCGGCGGTGATGAAGCAAAATTTATTAGAGACAGAAAAATTGGGACACTGGATTCCTTTGTAAATTACTCAGAAGAAGCGAGAAATTTGTTCGAAGATTTTCTGAAACGTGGCGCACTGGACCCGGAATATCTGAAAGTGTTGGCGCAATCCAATAAGGCGCAAAAATTCTTAAGTGTTTGGTTGAGTGAAAAATATGGTCACAATTCCATTGCGCGTGTTGGTTCGGTCTGGCTATGTTGTGAAAAAATTTCTATCTTGGCGATCAAGACAATGGAGTGGAGTCGTCCCGGGGCAGGGTATATTGAGCTTTCTACGCGCTATGTTGATATGTCATCGGCCGGTTGTTATCCGATTGAGAATGAATTGAAAGAAGGTTGGAAAGTGGATCCTGAAATTGTGATTTCGGCGCGCAACGATGCTTTTGCAACATATGATGCGTTGGCCGGTGCAAACTTTGACGGGCCGTTCCCAAATTTTTTGCGGGAAAAATTTGGTTCCGCATTTTCCGCTGTTCCAAAAGATTTGGAAATGGGTGTGATCGGTGAAACATGTGACGTATTGGGCAATTTGCTTCCTTCATCTTCGTTGAGCTCTGTTGGTATGTGTTTGAGCGGGGAAGCCTTTGGTGAAGTTTTGTCACACCTATTATTGGACGTCACGCCGGAAAACATTGTTTTAGTGGAAACTATTCTTAAAGAAACCGATCAAATTGGCGTGCGCGAGTTTGCCAAATATTTTGTGCCAACAGATTGGAAGAAAACACATTGGCAATACTTGGACACGCAGAAGTTTTTGGATTTAGCCCAGGAGGAACACACCCAGGCAAAACCCTTAGTGGGATACAATCGGTTTGCTGTCGAAACATCAATAATGGCTGCTTTGCAATTGCGTGACGGCGTGAAGGCGAGTGGTGATTTTGCAACAGTTTTTGCTAATGCCGGAATGGGTACAGTACGCTCGCCATTTGATAAATTACCGGCGGAATTTGAATCATTTACCATGGCGATGCGTGGCATGATGACCTACCGTGGTTGGCGCGACTTGCAGCGGATGGGTTTTTGCACTCACTTGCGAACCTATGTGACAACCGATCTTGGCTACTATAAATATGACAAAGTGGATTACTCACCACTGAAGAAAGCCTTTTTGGCTTCGGCAAAAGATGGTGTTTGGTTGGAACACGAAATGAAACGCAAGGGTGTGCCGGCAATATTGCGACAGTATCCTTTAGCTTTGGGTTGGAATATTGGTTTTTCCGTTGCTGCCAATTTAAGGCAATGGGAATTCTGTGACTGGCAGCGTTCCAAATACAGTGTTAATCATGAAGTGCGCCAAGCATTTTTGTCCGCGGAAAATTATTTGCGTGAACTTTTGCCTTGGTGGAAAGATGTTTCGAGGGCAGACATTACTCCTGCATACATATTTGCACGGGGTAGTACGGCGATTGCTCTAGAAAACAAATGACCAATAACCAATACTCAATGACCATTGAATGACTAATTTTGCAATGACCACTGACGTAACGCAGTAATGTAATTGGGTATTAAGTCATTGAGAATTCAGTGGGCATTGGTTATTGAGTATTGGTCATTAATGGGGTTGACTGATTTGAATTAATATATTTTCACAAGTACAATATGACTATGGAAAAGAATTTAACCTACGAGCTCCAGCAAATGGGATTGGAAAAAAACGAGGCCGTTATTTACATGGCTTCTTTGGAACTTGGGCCATCGCCAGTACAAAGAATCGCCCAACGCGGAAAAGTCCCGCGCGCGACAACCTATTTAATTTTGGAAGAACTGAAAAAGAAGGGTTTGGTTGCCACGCACGAGCACGGCAAGAAAACGTATTTTACCGCGCAACATCCATCGCAATTGGAAGGTCTCATGAAATTGCAAGAAAACGAGCTAGAAATTCGCAAGAAGACGATTGAATCGCTTATTCCTGAATTAGAACAAAGGGGTCAGTTCGCGGAATCAGTACGACCACGCGTTAGGTATTACGAAGGAAAAGAATCCTTTCCGGCTTTTCGACGTGATTTGTTAAGTAAACGGAAAGATCAGAAGTTGGTGAGAGGAATCGTGGAACACGATAAATTTGAAAAGTTTGTGGGGAATTTGGGTGAGTTTATCAAGAAGAGGACAAGTGAGGGTGTTTCAAGTCGCAGTATATATGCGTCAGAAACAGTAACTTATCCTGAAAATGATCCGGAGAAAAAGAAAGAATCACGCAAGATCGATGGCAAAAAATACCCCGTTCCGGCGGACATCAGTATCATTGGAAATTGTGTCGGTTTGATGTCATACAGCGAGCCGTTCCGGGCGGTAATTATTGAAGATAAGGATATTTCGGAAGCAATGGTTTCGATTTTTGAGTTGGCCTGGAAAGGCGCAGAAGCGGAAAAAGGAAAGTAGAAAAAATTTGTTATTGACGTTTATTAGGGATTATCCTTTAAAGGATAATCCCTAATAAAAGGGCCAACAATAGCCAATAATTGTGCGAGCACATTTTCGGGTGCCATATTTTATGTTTCCAAACCGCCACGGATATTGACAAAATATACAAAAAGAGTACAATTATGTTCATCCCGAGTGCTGTTTCGTGTCCCGAAAGGAGGTGGTGTATGGGTTCATAACCCTTCACGGTGCGTTTCACGCATGGTGAGGGGGAGTAGAAACCCCTCACCCATCCTCAAGGGAGCAGTTACTCGCGCGATGTGTTGTTTCTCTATTTTTATTCTTGCGCCACTAGCTTCACGGACGACTCCGTGGGGTGATTGTATGGGCAAGAAGAGGAGGTGCTCCGATGTCCGAATGTCCGCTGTTGTGTTCGTGTTTTGAAGAAAAATATTGTGTGATGTTCGACGGCGCCGCGGCCGACTTGTGACCCCAAAGAAGTTCGGGGGTCGTGAGGTCGCCTCTTTTTCTTGAGTGCCGATGCTGTGCATCGGGTTGACGTGACAAGGTCCAATTATTAGGGGCCATCACCCTCAAGGGTTTCATTCACAAATGGAGATACGATGGAGAATTTCGGGTTAGAGGATTCCCTGAAATTAGCCCCGAGCCGGCGGATCCGGAACTGTTGTTTTGAAAAATTGGTTTTTAGAGAAAGCGCGATTTTCGTAAATAGCTCCATGTGTAGGGCATATTGCGGGATCGCGGTCCGGCCGACGGCCGGATAGTTGAGGGGAGTTCGGCCAGTCTGGCGTGTGCATGGGGAGGCGAATATGCCTACTCTGAATCGCGCGCCACGTTTGGACTACTCCCGAAATGCGGAGTCCGCTTTTTCGGCGTTTCGCTGTCCAGGTTTCCGAGAGCGCTCGGAAATCGTCTGGCTCCAGCGGGGGCTGGAAGAAACGTGCCCTCGAGCCCCACGGCTCGCACTCCGGCTCGTTCTTCCACGGCCCATTTTCCGGAAGCGGATTCCGCCAAGTTGGGAGTGTCTAGGTTGCAGACCTCCCAAATCCCAGCATCAAGTGGATCTTGCCCACGGTACCAGGGCGCCACTCGCGGGATCATCGAGAGCCGGTGCGCAATGCACTTGCACCGCCTCTCACCTTTAACCCGGTGTCCTGTCAATCAAGCGTCGACACGCAAGATTGACAGGCCCGGGCCTTTTTTATTTGCGGAAGTTATTAGACCAGGGTTGAACCTTGGACAGGTTTGTCCAAGGTTCAACCCTGGTCGGCGTATTCCGACACAAAGCGTAACGAAAATTATGATTATAAAAATGGCTTGTAAAAGAGCATAAAAGCACACATCGAAAAAGCGTTTGTCACAATGCTTGACAAAAAATAAAGGCGGGATTATAATACACCCTACTGAATCGACGTCTCCGCCAAGAGTTAGTTTGCTCACTTCACTCACCTCAAATAAATCAATCGTACCGAAGCCGGTTGGTTTAATCACGAGGAACAACCAAAAAATTGCGTTTAGTAGGAAGAAGGCACGGCCACTTTTTGCGAACTATTCTTTTGTTCGCCTGCCGTTATTGCCACTTTCAAACGACGTAATCATTGGTTTTGAGTGATGACGGGTTCCGTTCCGTCAGACCTTTTGACAATTTTCCCTTGAATGTTCGACATGATTAATGAATGATGATTTATGATTCATGAAGTCGAATATTGAAGGGAAGGCGTGAAAAATTTCGCGCTTGAATATCCGTTCCCCTCCTTCGTTAGATCCTTTGTGATGTAGCGAAAGAGGGGAATAAGAGTGGACTGATTACATTAGCAACATCGGCAGTGCCGAAGACCAGATAATGCAACCCAAGATCGTTGGGTTCGCTGAAAGGTCGTTGCTAACAAAATCAGCAAACAAGTTTCTTGTTTGACGATCACCACTTGAGGTTCCCGCCGTTGATTATTTCAACGGTTTCCCTCAAATTTTCGAAACAAACCAATCGGTGACCGACCCTGGCCTGCCCCGCGTAGCTTTAGCGAAGTGTGGGCGTGCAGGGACGGTCCCCGAGCTTGGAAAATTTGAGGGGAAATCCTATGGCGTAAGGGTGTGTGCCGGTTTCCGACGGGCTGTGTCCGTGAGAGAAACCGAACCCATGCGTCATTCAGCTAGGGGCAGAAAATGGCCCATCGCTTCACACCGGCCACTACCGAGTGGACCGAAAAGCAGATCATAACTCTTTGATCTGTGTGTGGGGTGAGCGCTGAAAATTTCCACTGACGAGTGGGGAGAAAGTTGGCTGGTTTGTTTGGATGGGCGAGCCCTAACTCGCGCCATTTCAACCAGTCGACATCCGGAAGTTAGGGTCCGGAAAGCAGTGATGTAAGAGGTCATTACATGCACACAATTCCGCGGTCGGCAACGAGGGACGTCCTTGTTGTCGACCGCTTTCCTTCTTAAATTATATTTATATGGTTTTATAAGAGGGCAATTCATGAATTGCCCCTACACGAAACTACAAATAATATAATTTAAGAAGGGAAGTGTCGTACGAGAAGAGAAATTAGTTTTCTCTTCCGTTGGTCATCAATTCCGTTTTATTTTTAGAAAACAGAAGAATTTGTTTCTTCTCGCTTTATGTCCGGCGTTAATGGACTGTTCTTTTGGAGCTCCTCTATAATATCTGGCTCAAACCTCTTAAGGCCGGAGAATAAATGAGGAAATTTATATATGCGAAGTTGGCAAGTATGGATATACGCTAACGATTGGCGACTGCTGGGTTTAGTCGAAGCAGAGAGCAAAGAAGAAGCCGCGAAAAAGCTCGGTTTTGACCGAGTTCTGCCAGGTGGGCGTCTCTTCAACTCCAATTTTTGCTTTGCACACAAATACCAGCTGAATCCGAAAAAGTGGTGTCATGACTGGCTTTCTCAGGTTCAAGTGTTTTTGAAGGATCCGCCAACAAGACTCTTGGACGACGAGAGTTTGCATGAAATGTTGGCTGGAGAATTCGAATGGATATACGCATTTGGACGTGAAAGTGCAGGTATGCAACCACTCAATTCGGATAAGTGGTAGCTCGCCAATCATAATAGCGCTGGAGTTTGCGGAACAAAAGCAAACTATGCTTTGTCGGAAGAGGCAAATCTTGGCAAAGCATTCCCCGAGTAACAGCGCGAATAAAATCAAGGGGAAGTTAAGCAGTCGCTCAACTGCTTATGCGCGAATAGAAGAAGGCGCATAAAAAGGAATGAGCAAAGTGTTACACAACGGGCTGAGTCTTGTTTCACAAGTTTCGGCCCAAATTCATTTCAATCTTTGGGAATATTTTTATCAGTGACCGACCCAGGCGTACTGGGACGGTCACTGATAAATACTATTAAAGATTGGTGTGAATTTACCAGTTTCGAAAACCAAAGGGAGATTGTCATGAATATGAATTGCTTCGCCCGGTTTTTCCTGGGCACCCCGCGGCGTTTTCTGGCCAGTGCGATTTTCGCCGTCATTGGGATGGTGATTGTCCACTTTCAACCGGGGTTGGTGTATCGGTCCGCCGATCGACTGGCGTGCGAGTGCATGCCGGTGATCAAGGCCGTCCTGACCTGCGTCATCGTCTTAGCCGGCTTTCGGATGATTGTCGCTGGCGGACGTGGTCGCGTCGGAGGCGGACGGCACTGACCACCGGGCCGGCGGGGCCAGTTCAAACCTATTGCGACGGACAACCATAGTTGTCCGTCCTTTTAATTTTGCATAACTATTTTTATATCTCTACGCCCAATTTTTCTTTTATTACTTCTTTGATGCGATAAATATCGGCTATGATCATTTTTTGTTCTGTTCTTTACATCACCAAAATTTTATAAAACCATCGATTGTGTTCGTTAAATTTCCGAGAATGTTGTCTATGTTCGATAACTGCTTTTCAATATTATCTATTCCGGCCGATAAATCATATTTTACTTCCTGAATTTCGTCAGATAGTTTCTGGAATTTTTTATTGAGAAAATAAATGAGTTTCGCATCCATATCAATCATTATACGCTTGATAGTCCAAGTCGTAATTATTTGGGGCAATTCATGAATTGCCCCTACGCAACTCGCAAATTTCGGAAAATTTGTCCATGTACTGTTGTGCGATTTTGGGCCATGCGAAGTTTTGCATCGTGAACTCTCTGGCTTTTTTGCCAAATTCTTTTCTTACGTTTTCGTTTTGCAGAAGCGAATTGATTTTATCGGCAAAGGCATCTGCGTTTTCCGATTCGACAAGAATGCCGTTTTGGTCGTCAATAACCGCATCGGTGATTCCTTCGAGTTTTGCGGCGATTATTGGTAACTTACAGCTCGCCGCTTCCACTGCGACCAACCCAAAACCCTCGGCGTCATTTTTCACTTCAATGTTGGGCATAATGAAAAGATCAGCAGTGTTGTAGAGCAATTTAACTTTTTCTCTTGGTACATCGTGGAGAAAAATTACCTTGTTCTGCTGGTTTGTTTTTTTAATTGCCTGATCAATTTTTTCTTTTTCTGGACCATTGCCAATGACAACATAAATAATATTTTCGGGTAGTTTGGGTAAAACATTTGTGATGAACCATTCAACACCTTTTCTTTTTATCAAGCGACCAACTGTCAATAGTATTCTTTTATTGGTAATTTTGGAACCCAAATATTTTTCCAGATCATCGTGTTTGATGCTTGGTTCATAAAAAACATCCTTAATTCCCGGGGTTATTACAACGGTGTTGTTTCCGGGAAATTTTTCATTGACCAAACTGGCTACGTAATTACTGATACAAATATAGAGATCGGTACCCGAAAAAAACTTTTTTAAATACCATTGGTAAATTTTCGATGGATATAAAATATCTAAACCGTGTACTTCTACCGCAACAGGTTTTCTTGTTACTTTTTTTATCATCCAACCAATTAAACAAAGCACTGGGTCGCCAATGTGGACTACGTCATAATTTTTTGCAGTGAAAAGTCCCTGAATAGTCGCGGTCACGAAAAAAATAGGAAGAAACTTTTTTCCGTATCGATTAGTGATAACCTTTGTTCTTGTTAGTTTTCCAACTTCCGTTGTGATGTCGTAACTTAATTGTTCCATTCCGCCACGGATGGGCGGATAGGTGCGCGTGATAAATAGAATAGACGGCGCGTTATTCATCATTCGTCAATCATTCTTCATTATTCTTTTTATATGTTTCTTTGCGAGCGTGGTAAAGCAGTTCTTCAATTAGAATGCGTTGACGGCGTAGCATATCAGCCAAGAGCGCGATAGTCATCAAAAAAGTTCCCAACAAAATAAAGACGGCGGAAACAGTTACCAATGAACGGTAGGGAAAAGTTTGGCCTGTTTGAAGCCAATGAATCAAAAGAAAAAGTCCGATAAGAAAACCCGTACCACCGGTTAGTGTAGCCAATACACCAAAAACCTGAAACGGGCTGGAGTCGCGCAGTGTGCGAAAAAAAATGGCGAGCCAGCGAACACCATAAATGAAAATGTTTTTAGCAACCCGCGATTTGCCGACGGCGCGTTCGCCGCGCACTTCCAAACGAATTTCTTGAATGCGTAGTCCCTTTAGAACCGCGTCCAGAATTACTTCGTGGGTGTATGTAAAACTGCTGAAAAGCGTAAGGCGTAAAGCCGCTTCACGACTGTATGAACGATAACCGCAGGAGACGTCGGTGAAATTTCGATCGACGGCGCGGTTAACGATGTATCGCACAATTCGGTTACCGATTTTTTTTAGCATTGGCATTTTTGGATATCTTTTTGGATCGGAAAAACGGGTGCAGGTGACAATGTCGGATGCGCCGCTCAAGATTGGCGCGATTAGTTGCGGAATGTCGCCGGGATTGAATTGGCCGTCGCTATCGATGTGGACAATAATGTCGGCTTGCCTACGAAGCGCTTCTTGAATGCCGGTACGGAAAGCGGCGCCCACACCGCGGTTTTGGCCGTGAGAAACAACTGTCGCACCGAGTGAGCGTGATTTTGAAGCAGTGTCATCGGTTGATCCGTCATCAATCACGATAATTTCTTGTTCGTTAAAGCCGGCGATTGCTTTGGGAATTCCGTTGATGACTTGGGAAATCGTTGCCGTCTCGTTCAGGGCGGGAATAATGACGCAGAGCTTTTTTTGTTGGGTGGATAGCATGTGTATTAACTGAAAATTATATTATTAAAATGGATTAATGTCAATAGTAGCGTAGCTGGTTATTCTTGGATATTCGTTGTCAGTGCGCGAATAGAAAAACGGGAAAAAATATAAAAGAAACCAACGATGACAATTATGCCGGCGATTCGCGGTTCTTTTAAATAAATAAATACCTGATAAGCGGTGTGGAGAAGAATGGCAACGGCAAGGCCCTCCATGATTTCCGGATTTTTCCATGAAGTTTTAAGTTCCCATTTTTCAATTCTTCCGTCTTCCAGCGCGCGTTTGTAAATGTTGCCAAAAGCGAAGCCGACAATTCCGGCGCTAACACCAAGCAATACCGATTTAAAGATAAGACTGAAAATCAGAAAGGGGATGCTTTCTTTGGGTTCATTGGTTGTAGAAAAATAATTGATGCAAAAAAGTATGTTTTCTGTTAATCCGGCACCAAGTGCGATAATTGAAAAATAAACGATTCCATCTACAACCTGTGAAAACGAGCGTTCTTTGGCAACCAGTTTTCTGGCC
This window of the bacterium genome carries:
- a CDS encoding FAD-dependent thymidylate synthase codes for the protein MFTEGVLNSARQFISTPMGWNYTSNETRAIDPFFTNRDRRVFFMHTLPASVGTTLLAMFSRIKNPRGVRGVFVDAFLPQFLATQLTDVEKSFGGDEAKFIRDRKIGTLDSFVNYSEEARNLFEDFLKRGALDPEYLKVLAQSNKAQKFLSVWLSEKYGHNSIARVGSVWLCCEKISILAIKTMEWSRPGAGYIELSTRYVDMSSAGCYPIENELKEGWKVDPEIVISARNDAFATYDALAGANFDGPFPNFLREKFGSAFSAVPKDLEMGVIGETCDVLGNLLPSSSLSSVGMCLSGEAFGEVLSHLLLDVTPENIVLVETILKETDQIGVREFAKYFVPTDWKKTHWQYLDTQKFLDLAQEEHTQAKPLVGYNRFAVETSIMAALQLRDGVKASGDFATVFANAGMGTVRSPFDKLPAEFESFTMAMRGMMTYRGWRDLQRMGFCTHLRTYVTTDLGYYKYDKVDYSPLKKAFLASAKDGVWLEHEMKRKGVPAILRQYPLALGWNIGFSVAANLRQWEFCDWQRSKYSVNHEVRQAFLSAENYLRELLPWWKDVSRADITPAYIFARGSTAIALENK
- a CDS encoding helix-turn-helix domain-containing protein; this translates as MEKNLTYELQQMGLEKNEAVIYMASLELGPSPVQRIAQRGKVPRATTYLILEELKKKGLVATHEHGKKTYFTAQHPSQLEGLMKLQENELEIRKKTIESLIPELEQRGQFAESVRPRVRYYEGKESFPAFRRDLLSKRKDQKLVRGIVEHDKFEKFVGNLGEFIKKRTSEGVSSRSIYASETVTYPENDPEKKKESRKIDGKKYPVPADISIIGNCVGLMSYSEPFRAVIIEDKDISEAMVSIFELAWKGAEAEKGK
- a CDS encoding glycosyltransferase family 4 protein, translated to MMNNAPSILFITRTYPPIRGGMEQLSYDITTEVGKLTRTKVITNRYGKKFLPIFFVTATIQGLFTAKNYDVVHIGDPVLCLIGWMIKKVTRKPVAVEVHGLDILYPSKIYQWYLKKFFSGTDLYICISNYVASLVNEKFPGNNTVVITPGIKDVFYEPSIKHDDLEKYLGSKITNKRILLTVGRLIKRKGVEWFITNVLPKLPENIIYVVIGNGPEKEKIDQAIKKTNQQNKVIFLHDVPREKVKLLYNTADLFIMPNIEVKNDAEGFGLVAVEAASCKLPIIAAKLEGITDAVIDDQNGILVESENADAFADKINSLLQNENVRKEFGKKAREFTMQNFAWPKIAQQYMDKFSEICELRRGNS
- a CDS encoding glycosyltransferase family 2 protein; its protein translation is MLSTQQKKLCVIIPALNETATISQVINGIPKAIAGFNEQEIIVIDDGSTDDTASKSRSLGATVVSHGQNRGVGAAFRTGIQEALRRQADIIVHIDSDGQFNPGDIPQLIAPILSGASDIVTCTRFSDPKRYPKMPMLKKIGNRIVRYIVNRAVDRNFTDVSCGYRSYSREAALRLTLFSSFTYTHEVILDAVLKGLRIQEIRLEVRGERAVGKSRVAKNIFIYGVRWLAIFFRTLRDSSPFQVFGVLATLTGGTGFLIGLFLLIHWLQTGQTFPYRSLVTVSAVFILLGTFLMTIALLADMLRRQRILIEELLYHARKETYKKNNEE
- a CDS encoding PrsW family glutamic-type intramembrane protease is translated as MEVILVLLATILPPICWIAVCYWWDRGEPEPKLLTAKLFLSGMLMGFFIAGALMLFQVIFVTSGTFLPFNALSEKDSLASFFIASAFVAVTHTYITLVLARKLVAKERSFSQVVDGIVYFSIIALGAGLTENILFCINYFSTTNEPKESIPFLIFSLIFKSVLLGVSAGIVGFAFGNIYKRALEDGRIEKWELKTSWKNPEIMEGLAVAILLHTAYQVFIYLKEPRIAGIIVIVGFFYIFSRFSIRALTTNIQE